The region AAACGGAGATCACAAATAGTGAGTACCGTCAATTTGTGGAATGGGTTAAGGATTCTACTATGAGAGTTCGTTTAGCTATTCTTGCGGACATGAGTGGGATTAAGGCAGGAGATGTAAAAGGAAAAGGGAAAAATGCAGGTAGCATTGGAGATTTTGCTTTTAATGATTCTGATCCGGAAAAAATGACTGCTTACGATAAGTACATGTACGATAACTACTATAGCGTAGGTACGGATGATGATCAGTATGCCGGAAGAAAGCTAAATAAAAAGGTAAAGTTGATTAAAGATCCGAAATTATATCCAGACGAATATTATGTTGAGGTTATGGATTCGATGTACTTGCCTATAGAAGCTTCTTATAATGGTTTGAGAACTATTGATGTGAATAAATTGAAATTCCGTTATTCATGGATGGATATTCAAGGGGCAGCAAAAGCAAAAGTGGGTAATAGAAAAAATTTCATTAAAACAGAAGAAATTAAGGTTTATCCTGATACTACAGTTTGGATTAAAGATTTTGCTTATTCTTATAATGAGCCAATGCACAATGATTATTTTTGGCATAAAGCATACGGTGATTATCCAGTAGTTGGGGTGAAGTGGACTCAAGCCAAAGCTTTTTGTGCTTGGAGAACGCTAAATAAAAACAGCTATATTAAATCTAAGAAAAAAGGCCGTGATTTGATTAATAGTTTTAGATTGCCTACGGAGGCGGAATGGGAATATGCCGCCAGAGGTGGCCTTCAATCTGCAACCTATCCTTGGGGAGGTCCTTATACTAAAAATGACAGAGGTTGCTTCTTAGCAAACTTCAAACCAAATAGAGGAGACTATGCTGCTGACGAAGCTTTATATACCGTAGAGGCTAAGTCCTATGAGCCTAATGGTTATAATTTGTATAACATGGCAGGAAATGTTTCAGAATGGACAGATTCAGCTTATGATCCAAATGCTTATGAATATGTTTCATCAATGAATCCAAATGTATTGGATGCTTCTAATAAACGCAAAGTAGTTCGTGGAGGATCTTGGAAAGACGTAGCATACTTTTTACAAGTAAGTACTAGAGATTTTGAATATGCTGATTCTGCAAGAAGTTTTATAGGATTCAGAACCGTTCAAGACTATATGGGATTACAAACAACCGGAAACGGAAAAAGAAAATAAAAATTAAAATCAGAACCTACTAAATTAATCTACAATAAACTTAAAAAAAATTAAAAATTATGGCAATATTGGGTAAAAAAGCAATGAATTTCTGTTATGGAATGGGTGCTGCAGTTGTAATCATCGGAGCTTTATTCAAAATAACGCATATTGAATTCGGTTTTATTACGGGAAATTTAATGTTGACTATTGGGCTTGTTGTTGAAGCCGCTATTTTTGCACTTTCTGCATTTGAACCTGTTGATGAAGAGTTAGACTGGACTCTGGTTTATCCTGAATTAGCAAACGGTACTCCGGCAGCAGCAAGAAAGGCAAAAGTTGAAACTCCTTCTGATGCTCAAGGTTTATTGTCTCAAAAGTTAGATGCTATGTTGAAAGATGCTAAAATTGATGGTGAATTGATGTCAAGTTTAGGGAATAGTATTAAGAATTTCGAATCTGCTGCAAAAGGAATTGCGCCAACTGTTGATTCAATTGCTTCTACAAAAAAATACAGTGAAGAGTTGACTTTGGCAGCTGCACAAATGGAGTCTTTGAATAGCTTGTATAAAGTACAATTGCAAAGTGCTTCAAGAAATGCTCAAATTAATGAAGAAGTTGCTGAAAATAATTTAAAATTAAAAGAGCAAATGCAGTCATTGACTACAAATTTGTCTTCTTTGAACAATGTTTATGGTGGAATGCTTTCTGCAATGAGTAATAAGGGATAATTAGTTTCGAACTATTAAAAAACAACAACTAATTAATTATTAGAAAATATGGCAGGAGGAAAATTAACCCCTAGACAGAAGATGATAAATCTGATGTATTTGATTTTTATCGCAATGTTAGCTTTAAATATGTCCAAAGAAGTTTTATCTGCTTTTGGTTTAATGAATGAAAAATTTGAAGGAGCAAACTCCTCAGCACAGTCATCTAACATGCAAATGTTAGCTGGTTTAGATGCTAAAGCTTCTGAAGCTGGAGGTGAATTTACGGAAGCCGCGGTTACTGCTCACAAAGTGGAAGCAATCACTAAAAACTTTTATGATTATATTGGAAACATAAAATCAGAAGTTTTAGTAGGCACAGAAGCTGATCCTGAAACGGGTAAATTACCCTATGAGGAAATGGATAAAGGGGATAATATAGATCAATTATGGTTCGGGCCTGGAGGTTATTCTGCAAAAGGGAAAGAAGTTGTTGCTACAATTGAAAAATACAAGTCAGATATGGAATCTGCCCTAGGCAGTAATACCAAATTAAAACCAATTCTTTCAGAAGTAAATAGTAAATTTAATTTAGATAAGGTTAAAAATAAAGATGGCATTGCTATTGATTATTTAGATTATCATTTTAAAGGTTTTCCTGCAGTAGCTTCCTTGGCAAAACTTTCTGCTTGGCAGAATGATGTGAAGAAAGTTGAAACCGATGTTTATAATACATTGTTGGGAAAAGCGGCTGTAGCAGCTGCATCATATAGTAATTATCAGGCGATTGTTGTGCTTGATAAGAGTGCTTATTTTCAAGGAGAAAAAGTAACAGGAAAAGTGGTATTGGGAAGATATGACGAGAATACTAAACCAACTTCTTTTTCAGGTCCTGGAAAAATTGTAAACGGCCAGGCTGTTATAGCCATGACTGCCGGAAATGTAGGTGAGCAAACAATAAATGGTCAATTTACTTTCTTAGAAGACGGTAAAAATATACCTCTTAAGTTCAAAGGGAATTATGTTGTAGTACCAAGACCTAATGCAGCTACAATATCTGCTGATAAAATGAATGTGGTTTATAGAGGTGTTGTGAATCCTATGACTATATCTTTTGCAGGTGTATCTGCTGATAAAGTGGTGGCTTCTGCTCCAGGTCTTACTTCAGCAGGTGGAGGAAAATATAAAATGAGTCCAGGCTCAGGAAATGAAGTGGTAATTAATGTTACTGCGGTTCTTAATGATGGTTCAAAAGTTTCTGATAAAAAAGTATTTAGAATCAAAGGGATTCCAGGTCCAACAGGAACAATTAGAGGAGAATCAGGTATTGTAAAAGGGCCTAAATCTAATTTAGAGATTGCTACCATTGGTGCTAAATTAGAAGATTTCGACTTCGAAGTAGGATTGGATGTGGTTGGTTTCAATTTGAAAGTTAGTGGTCAACCTACTGTGGTTGTTCAAGGAAATAGGTTAAATGCACAATGCAAAGCAGTTATTTCTAAGGCTGGTAGAGGAGATCAAGTGAGTATTTCTGAGATCAAAACAAAGCTAGTTGGGGCGGGTAGCTATTTATTGCCAAGAACAGCTCCAGTTATTTTTGAAATACAATAATAAATAATTTGTCTGAAAAACATTTTCAATATCTTATAATCATAACAAGATGAATGTTAAAAAAATTTTAATAGCTATTGTGTCTATTGCCGGGAGTTGTAGCTCTTTTGCACAATCGAATTTGCTTAATGCAAGAATTCCGGAGGAAATAGGACTAAAAACAGATGCGCAACTCATTTCAGATAATGATAAGCCATTAGCTTACGGTTATGTACATGACAGAGATGTTCTAATGGGCAAAATGACATGGGAGATTATTGATTTGAACGAGAAGATCAATTTTGCTTTGTATTTTCCAGTTGATACAGCCAATATAGGACCTGATAGACGTTCTTTGTATGATGTTTTGACAAAAGCCATAAAAAGAGGTGAAATTAGTGAGGTGTATTCGGATAGCTATTTTAATACAAAAAAATCATTCAAAGACATTCAAGCGGCATTGAGCCGTATTGATACTACTGATGCCGGTAGAGAACAAATTAATGCTGGAATGAGCTTGTCTCCAGAGTATATTTTGAGATCTGATTTAACGGCTCAAGATGTTACCCAATATAAAATTAAAGGGTATTGGTATTTTGACAAAAGACAGAGTGAATTGAAATATCGTTTGCTTGGAATTTGTCCTGTTACTCCGGATGTATATACGATGAATGAGGAGGAAAAGGATTATGTTGAATTGTTTTGGATCTTTTTCCCATCTGCAAGAGATGTTTTGCATGAAGCAAAAGCTTTCAATAATAAAAATTCAGCGATGCCAATTTCGTTTGATCAAATTTTGAATTCGAGGCGTTTTAATAGTGTTATTTATAAAGAAGAAAACGTTTATGGAGATCGCGCCATAGATGAGTACATGAAAGATAATGCGCAAAATCAATTGCTGGAATCAGAAAGAGTGAAAGAGAAAATTCGCAATTTTGAACAAGATATGTGGAATTACTAGATTTCATTTTCTAATAGATAAAACTCTTACCGTCATGGTAAGAGTTTTTTTGTTTTAATCGGCTTATCTTTGAGCAGTTTTTTAAAAGTAAGTATTTCATATGATTGATTATTTAATAGTGGGTTCTGGTCTTGCAGGGATTTCCTTTTCTGAAATGGCTTTAGGTCACAATAAATCCATTTTAGTTTTGGATAATAATTCGCAGAATTCTTCAAAAATTGCAGGCGGCTTGTATAATCCTGTTATTTTAAAAAGGTTTAGTGAGGTTTGGAAGGCGCAAGAACAATTGGTTTTAATGAAAGAGTTTTATGGTGTTTTAGAAGAAAAACTCCAAATGAAAGTCGATTTTAAAATGCCAATTTTGCGAAAATTTTTTTCAATAGAAGAACAGAATAATTGGTTCTCTGCATCGGATAAAGATACTTTAGCGCCATTCTTGTCTCCAGACTTAATTTCGAAAAAATATGCAGGGATTGATTCTCCCTATTCTTATGGAGAGGTATTGCATACCGGTTATGTTGATACAGCTTTACTACTATCTAAGTATCAGGACTATTTAATAAAAAACAATTGGTTTCGGGAGGAAGCGTTTGATTATACGCTTTTACAAGTCGAACAGGATAGTGTGCGATATAAAGATGTAGAAGCTAAGCATATCATATTTGCTGAGGGTTTTGGCTTGCATGCTAATCCTTATTTTAATCATTTGCCTTTGGATGGAACGAAAGGGGAGCTTTTTATCATTAAAGCACCTGAATTAGTTTTGGATGTTATTGTGAATACCAGTGTTTTTATTTTGCCGTTAGGGAATGATTTGTTCAAAGTAGGTGCCACTTATAATTGGAAAGATAAAACAGATTTGCCTACCGTGGAAGGGAAGGTGGAATTGATAGAGAGAATCAACGAAATTTTAAATTGTAAATTTGAAATTGTGGAACATTTTGCCGGAGTTCGTCCCACGGTCAAAGACAGGCGTCCACTAGTAGGAACACATCCGGATTATAGTTCTGTACATATTCTTAATGGTTTAGGCACAAGAGGAGTTATGCTTGGGCCGGCTATGGCTAAAGCGCTGTTTGATCATGTTGAAAATAAATTGCCTTTAGATTCAGCAATTGATATCAAAAGGTTTAGACCTAAAAATCAGAAATAAGTAATTATTTCTTAAAGTTTGGATCGTAAGAAACAAACATATTGATATAAATATTTCGTGATCCACGAAGTACATAAGGATATAAAATAACCAGGGATGCAATGATTGCAATAAAAGCCGTTTTTAAAGAGGAATTTAAGATCACATAGGAAATAATAAAAGCAGCTATACCAAGTGCTACATTCAGTCCATAACTGACATACATGGCGCCATAAAAGAAAGAAGGTTCAATTTGGTATTTTAAACCACAGTGACTGCAATTTTCATGCATTTTTAAAGTATTCATTAAATGAAATGGATTTTTATCTAAATACATACTCTCATTCTGACATTTAGGACAAGTTCCTGTTAAAATACTATATAGTTTGGATCCTTTTTTTAACATTTGCAAAAAAATTAATTTTTCCTTTTTTGGAGTTGTAAATTTACACATTCAAAAAGAAATAAAATAACAATACATGCTTAATATACATAATTTATCGGTTTCGTTTGGTGGCTCTTATTTATTTGAAGAAGTGACCTTTCGATTGGGTGCTGGAGACCGTGTAGGTCTTGTTGGAAAAAACGGAGCCGGAAAATCAACTATGCTTAAAATGTTGGCCAGAGATTTTGCTCCTGATTCGGGAGTTATTTCTCAAGAAAAAGACCTTCGAATGGGGTTTTTACGTCAGGATATTGATTTTGAACAGGGAAGAACTGTACTTGAAGAAGCCTATGAAGCTTTTACTGAAATAAAAGTTGTAGAGAAAAAGTTAGAAGAAATTAATCATTTATTGGTCACCCGTACTGATTATGAAAGCGAAGAATACAGTCAGATTATTGAAGACCTGTCTGATTATACTCATCGTTTTGAATTATTGGGCGGTTATAATTATGTAGGAGATACTGAAAAAATTCTACTTGGTTTAGGTTTCAAAAGAGAGGTTTTTAATAATCAAACCGAAACTTTCTCTGGAGGATGGAGAATGCGTATCGAGTTAGCCAAGCTTTTATTGCAGGCCAATGATGTTTTATTGCTGGATGAGCCTACGAATCACTTGGATATCGAAAGTATCATCTGGCTGGAGAGTTTTCTTCGAAATTATCCGGGAGTTGTTGTCATCGTATCGCACGATAAAATGTTTTTGGATAATGTGACCAATAGAACTATTGAGATTTCTCTTGGTAAAGCATACGATTTCAATAAACCTTATTCTCAATATTTAGAATTGCGTCATGAAATTCGTGAGAAACAATTGGCCACCCAAAAGAATCAGGCCAAGAAAATAGAGGAAACAGAGAAGTTAATTGAGAAATTCCGTGCCAAGGCTTCCAAGGCTTCGATGGCGCAATCATTGATTAAAAAATTAGATAAAGTAGAGCGAATTGAAGTCGATGAAGACGATAATTCGGTGATGAATATTTCTTTTCCGGTATCTAAAGAGCCAGGTAGAGTGGTAATAGAAGCCGAGAATGTTACCAAGGCTTATGGCGATAAAGTGATTCTGAAAGACATAGATCTATTAGTGGAACGCGGTAGTAAAATTGCTTTCGTGGGACAAAACGGTCAGGGGAAATCAACTTTTATTAAAGCCATCGTTAACGAATTCGAATATCAAGGAAATATAAAATTAGGACATAATGTTCAGCTGGGTTATTTTGCCCAAAATCAGGCTGAATATCTCGATGGTGAAATCACCTTACTTCAAACCATGGAAGATGCGGCTATGGATACAAATCGTTCCAAAGTACGTGACATGCTGGGATCATTTTTGTTTCGTGGCGACGATGTCGAAAAAAAGGTAAAAGTCCTTTCAGGAGGAGAAAGAAACCGTTTAGCATTGTGTAAATTGTTGTTGCAGCCTATCAATGTTTTGTTGATGGATGAGCCTACCAATCACTTGGATATTAAATCTAAGAATGTATTGAAAGCAGCACTTCAAAAATTTGGAGGTACACTATTATTGGTTTCTCACGATAGGGATTTCTTGCAAGGGATGTCGAATATCGTTTACGAATTCAAAGATCAAAAAATCAAAGAATATTTAGGGGATATTAATTATTTCTTGGAACAGCGCAATCTTGAAAACATGCGTGAAGTTGAGAAAAAAGATGCTGTAAAGGCGGCAGCTCCCAAAGAAAGCAACAAAGCTTCTTATGAAGAGCAAAAGAAAGGCAAAGCATTACAGAATCGTTTGAGTAAAGTGGAAAGTCAAATCAAGCAATTGGAGAAAGACATCCAAAACGATGATAAAATGTTGGCTTCTAATTATGACAAACATATTGAAGATGCCAAGTTTTTTACGGCTTACAATAAAAAGAAAGCTGAATTAGATAAGCTACTTTCAGACTGGGAAATTGTTCAGGAAGAAATTGATAATTTGTAGTTATTTTAACTTCGGTATTTATTGAAATATAAAAAAAGAGTTCCTACATGGACTCTTTTTTTTATGAAATTAGCCCAATGGATTTTGAATGGGCTATGGCTTCGGTGCTATTTTTAAAATAACAAACAGCTACATTCAATGTCTCTAGATTGTTTAAGGCTAGGAGTACCTTTTCTTTTTTACGTTTACCAGTTTGCCGAATATATATAGCTTTTACGGTCAATGGAAAAATTTTACTTATTGCTTCGTATAAAAAAGGATCGTGCTGAGAGTCGTCACCAATTAAGACATATTTTAAATTAGGATAAAATTCTAAGATGTGTTTTATCTTTTCAAATTTATGATTGTGGCCGCCTCTGCCAGTCCAAAAAAAGTTAGTCAGGCTGGTTTTGATGTCTTTCAATAATAAAACGGCTTTGGGTAACTGATGAATTTCAGTAAATTTTACAATAAATCGATAGAGATTCCATTCACTGCTAGAAACATAAAAAAAAGCGTTTTCTTCTTCTTGATTACTTCTCCCGGCCGAACTTAAAGCTTGATAATGTGTCACCACATCTTCAAAAATTTGACGCGAAGCAACATTTCTGAACAACAAATGATACATTTTTTTTACAGGATTTAAAGTGTAGGAAACCAAAAACGTATCATCAATATCAGATATGATACCTAAATTCCCCACTTCGGGACGAATGTAACTTTCTTTGGTCGTTATAGTTTTGTTTTGATAAATGATGCTAACTTCATAATCAATCCAGCCGTAATTATCTTGATTTAAAGGAATACAAAACTTAAAATAGCCGTCAACAAGAGTTTTGGTATGAATTTTTTGATTGTTGTGTTTTAGGTAAACATCGGCGTTAGCTTGGGTTTTGATCCGGAACATATTGATCGTCGAAGTAGCATTTTTAAAGTTTTTAGAAAGAAAATCGTAGTCTTCTCTTTTAGTAGGTTTAAATACATGACCCATCACAATTAGTTCTTGCTCATTGGCATAACCGCGATATAATTTTAAAATAGGCTTCATATTATGGAATAACTTTCGAAGTGTTCTTAAAATTAATTATTTTTAAGGAATAAAAGAAATAAAGCCTTGAGAAATAATGTGTTAATGATTGTAAATCCTGTTTCGGGCGGTCTCGATAAATCGGAATATATTAAGGAGACGGCTCTTTTTGCTGCTGGAGAGAATCTTAATTTTGTGCTTTATGAAACATCGGGTGAAGATGATATTTCTAAGATACGACGTTTGAATGAACGATTTACTCCCAAAAGAATTATTGTTGCTGGTGGTGATGGAACCTTAAAGATGGTTGTTGAAGCTGTAGAAAACCAAGATGTGATTTTAGGGATTTTACCCGCCGGATCCTCAAATGGACTAGCGGCCGAGTTGAATTTAGTCAAAACATTGGAGGAAAATCTAAAAATTGCTTTTGGGGATAATTATGCCGAAATGGATGTTGTAATCATTAACCAACAAAAAAGTTTGCATCTAAGTGATTTGGGACTGAATGCAAAACTTATAAAAAACTATGAAAAAAGCTCTATACATGGAAAATGGGGCTATGTTTTGCAAGCTTTTACTACTTTGATTGATGTTGATGAATTGTTTTTAGCTACAATTACAGCCAATAATCAAGTCGTGGAATGTCTGGTAAGGATGATTGTTATTGCAAACGCAAAAAAATATGGCACCGGCGTTGTGATTAATCCCGTGGGAGTAATGAACGATGGGAAATTCGAATTAATAATTCTAAAAAATTTAGATTTGAAGGTTTTTGGTAAAATTATCACTGGCAATATGCCTGTTGATCTTCAGGATGTTGAAATTATTTCTACAGATCAGGCAACGATTAAAACGAATGTTCCGGTGAGTTTTCAGATTGATGGAGAATATTGTGGCGCTGTAAATGAGCTCCAAGTAAGTATTTCACCTCATAAGTTAAAAGTAGCAATTGCTTGAATTTAGCAATTATTTAAAAGGATTGCGTTCCTGCCATTCCATTTTTGGTTCAAAATAACGGAAAGTTTTAGAAACAAATAAATTGATAAAGGGATTACTGTGTTTCATCAGTCCAAACATTTCTATGGGTTGGGCACCCACAGAGCTTTTGATTTCTAATGCAGTTCTGGCAAAGATGATCTGTTTGTGCCTTTTTTTTATGGAGTAGCCAATCATGTCATAAAGCATGTTTAGATAGAGCATTTTTTCTCGTTGAAATTGATCGTCATATCCCAGAAAATAGGTGTCAAAGTCATTGCCGTTTTTTATCAAAGTGTTGAAACCGATTAGTTTTTCTTCGATAAAATAACCGTAAAAAAGGAATTTGTCTTTTAGTGATTTTTTGAAAATTTCGAAATGATTTTCGGGTAAATAAAAAGTATTGAACGGTGCATTTTTAGCCACATTCATGTATAGTTCGTATATCCGTTTATTGTGAATTTTGATTTCTTCAAGCGATAATTTTCTTTTCGAAATCCCTTCGCCTTTTTTTCTTGCTCTTTTGTATTGGTCGCGGTACTTCTTGCTTTTACTGCCCACATAGTCATCAAATACTTGCCAAGAATCCCTTATTTTGAAAACCATATTGGGCTGGGTAGAAAACTGAAAAAAAGATTGGTACTCAGGAATTTTGAAATGCTCTATGTCTGATTCTAAGTAATCTTTAAAAATAGTGAGATGTACATTAGTTCCTTTTTTGATGAAAATATGCTTTAGTTCATCGGCTGCATTTTTCAATAGAATTAATCCTTCCTTAATGGGAAGTTTTGGGCTGAAGCAATAACCATTCTGTCCCGTTAGCATATTGTTGCCAAGGATTAAAACTTTAGAACTGAAATTTTTAAAAACAAAATTTCTAATATGTGTTTTTATACAATGATCGCGCTCGCCAAAAGAGCTGATCTCGCTTAAATTGATGAATTGAGATGTTGCAATGCCTACTAGTTCATCACCCATAAATAAACCGATGAAGTGGCAGCTTATGTTTTTTGGTGCAGAAATTTCTAGTACTGTCAGATAATCCTTAGTAAGAAAAATGTTTTCATTGGCCAAGGAATCCCAATTGAATGGTAAATTTTGGACAGAAGAATAAATTTTGAAGGAAAAATCAGGGCTCAATTGAAAAACTATTTATGTTTGTCTAAAGTAGTATATAAAGTTAAATGAGAAAGCAATTAAGGATATTTTTAACTAATTTTAATCAAAAAAAAGATGGACACTTATAACGAGAATTCAGCACAGCCTTTTTTGAAAGATTTAGCCGATTGGAGATTTAACAATAATGGGATCGAGAAGAAATTTGTTTTCAAAAATTTTAATCAGGCTTTGGGTTTTATAGTTCAAGTTGGGGTTTTGGCAGAGAAGCACAATCATCATCCTGAGCTGTTCAATGTGTATAATAGAGTAGATATTCGATTATCGACTCATGATGCTAACGGATTGACCGATAGGGATTTTGATTTGGCGAAAGCCATAGAAAAAATAATGTAATCAGTATTTTACAGTAAAGTAACATTTTTCTGGAATGCTGATCCAAAGGAGATGAAGGAATCAGTGCCGCCTACGCCTTCAATATTGTGTATTTTTTCGTAAAGAACTTTTCTGAATTCTTCGTTATTGGCAGCGACGATTTTTAGAAACAGAGCATATTTTCCAGAAACAAAATGACATTCCACCACTTCAGGGATTTCTTTTAGTTTTTCGGCAATCGAATAGGCAAAACGCGCTTCTTTGGTTGTAACTCCTGTATAAGTAATGGTTTCGTAGCCTATTTCTTTGGCATTTAGCATAACCGAAAAACCACTTATAATTCCGGCTTCTTGTAATTTTCGAACGCGTTGATGCACTAATGAATTCGAGATTTTTAATTCTTTTGCAATTTCTGAATAGGCAATGCGACCATCAGTACTTAGCATTGCGATGATTTGTTGGTTGATGAAATCAATATTTTCGTTGTGGCTGTTTTTATTCATGATTTTTTTGATGGAGATTAAATTTTTTGACTTAATGATGCATTAATTATTAAGATTAAAAGTATGTTTTGATGGCCTAAAAAGAGCCTTTGAAAATCATTAAAAATAATTTTGACCATAAATCAGTGAAACTAGGATTGATTTTGTGTCAAATTTACACATACTAAGTGTTATAATGTCATAAAATTTAAAATTTAGAGTATATAGTGTAAATATAATTACATACAAGCTAGATTTGTGTCATATTTACTAATTAATATTAGCGTTATGAATAAAGATCTATTATTGTCAAAGTTATGGGAGCAATATAAAAACATCACTCCTTCTGCTAAAAGAATACACGCCTTGCTGGAGCAAAATGGCGAAACAATTGAGAATGACCATATCGCCATTAGAACCTATAATGATGTGCGTGTGAATATTAGTGTTTTAGAAAAACCCTTTGTAAAAGCGGGTTATGTAGCCAAAGGAGAATATTTTTTTGAGTCTAAAAAATTGTATGCCAAACATTATGAGCATGAGACTGATTCTAAAGCACCAAGGATTTTTATATCAGAGTTAGAATTAGAAAAATGTTCCGAAAGTCTTCAAAATTCGGTTAAAAACTTATTGGACAGTTGCGATCAAAGTGTTTTTGAAAAAGAAGATTTGGTTTTAAGTGGTGCAGTTTGGAGTGCAAATTCGTATGAAACTTATACTTCGTTATTAGAAGAATCGGAGTATGCTGCTTGGATGTATGTGTATGGCTTTAGAGCCAATCATTTTACGATCAATGTGAATGCTTTGACTGGTTTTCAGAATTTAGAAGAATTGAATGCTTATTTGAAAGAAAATAACTGGAAAATGAATGCTTCTGGTGGGGAAATTAAAGGGACTCCAGAGCAATTATTGGAACAATCCAGTACTTTGGCTGATTTGTATGAAGTTACTTTTGATGAGGGTGTAAAACACATTCCTTCTTGCTATTATGAGTTTGCACTTCGTTACCCAATGCAAAATGGAGAATTGTATCAAGGATTTGTGGCTGCCTCTGCAGACAAAATTTTCGAAAGTACCGATGTAAAGTTGCAAAGTATGAATTAATTAGGGGGTTTCATTGTTAAATTAATAAAATTAAGCTCTCTTGTCAAATTAAGAGGGCTTTTTTGATATACATTGGTTTTCTTTGTATTATGAAACAAAATAATTTGCGTTTCAATAGATTGAAATTTATTAAAAACTACAGCAACACACAGACAATGATTAAGAAACAAGAAACTTTTATTTTTGATTTTGACAGTACTTTTATTCAAGTGGAAGCGCTTGATGTTTTATGCGAAATCATTTATGCAAACAATAGTACCGGTAAGCAGGTTTTAGCAGAAATCCAGAGACTAACTGATTTAGGGATGGAAGGAAAATTGTCTCTAAAAGAATCATTAACAGAACGAATAGGATTATTGCAAGCCAATAGAGATCATTTAGGAGCTTTGATTGAGACCTTAAAAAATAAAGTGTCCTCGTCAGTGGTTCGAAACCGAGCTTTTTTTAAAATGCATGCCCAAAATATATATATCATTTCAAACGGATTTAAAGAGATTATTATTCCTATTGTTCAGGAATATGGTATAAGACCAGAGCAGGTTTTGGCTAACACTTTTAAATTTGATCACGATGGAAATATTATTGGTTTTGACGAAAAAGATGAGTTATGTGAAAATCAAGGTAAAGTTTTAAAGATCAAGTCTCTCAAATTAGAAGGTGATGTTTTTATGATTGGTGATGGTTATACTGATTATGAAACTTTGCAAGGTGGAGCGGTTTCTAAGTTTTATGCTTTTACTGAAAATGTGAGTCGCCAAATAGTAATTGATAATGCTGATCGTATTGCACCTTCATTGGATGAAATTCTATATGATTTATCATATAAAGCATCTGTTTCGTATCCAAAGAATAGAATTAATGTATTGTTGTTAGAAAACGTACATTCTGATGCCGTTGCGGCTTTCGCCAAAGA is a window of Flavobacterium acetivorans DNA encoding:
- the gldK gene encoding gliding motility lipoprotein GldK; this encodes MKKFIAFIAIVTLLISCGKSSDKGELVGVKGGKWHPEKPYGMALIPGGAYIMGKSDGDLADIQDAPTKTVTVRSFYMDETEITNSEYRQFVEWVKDSTMRVRLAILADMSGIKAGDVKGKGKNAGSIGDFAFNDSDPEKMTAYDKYMYDNYYSVGTDDDQYAGRKLNKKVKLIKDPKLYPDEYYVEVMDSMYLPIEASYNGLRTIDVNKLKFRYSWMDIQGAAKAKVGNRKNFIKTEEIKVYPDTTVWIKDFAYSYNEPMHNDYFWHKAYGDYPVVGVKWTQAKAFCAWRTLNKNSYIKSKKKGRDLINSFRLPTEAEWEYAARGGLQSATYPWGGPYTKNDRGCFLANFKPNRGDYAADEALYTVEAKSYEPNGYNLYNMAGNVSEWTDSAYDPNAYEYVSSMNPNVLDASNKRKVVRGGSWKDVAYFLQVSTRDFEYADSARSFIGFRTVQDYMGLQTTGNGKRK
- the gldL gene encoding gliding motility protein GldL, which produces MAILGKKAMNFCYGMGAAVVIIGALFKITHIEFGFITGNLMLTIGLVVEAAIFALSAFEPVDEELDWTLVYPELANGTPAAARKAKVETPSDAQGLLSQKLDAMLKDAKIDGELMSSLGNSIKNFESAAKGIAPTVDSIASTKKYSEELTLAAAQMESLNSLYKVQLQSASRNAQINEEVAENNLKLKEQMQSLTTNLSSLNNVYGGMLSAMSNKG
- the gldM gene encoding gliding motility protein GldM, giving the protein MAGGKLTPRQKMINLMYLIFIAMLALNMSKEVLSAFGLMNEKFEGANSSAQSSNMQMLAGLDAKASEAGGEFTEAAVTAHKVEAITKNFYDYIGNIKSEVLVGTEADPETGKLPYEEMDKGDNIDQLWFGPGGYSAKGKEVVATIEKYKSDMESALGSNTKLKPILSEVNSKFNLDKVKNKDGIAIDYLDYHFKGFPAVASLAKLSAWQNDVKKVETDVYNTLLGKAAVAAASYSNYQAIVVLDKSAYFQGEKVTGKVVLGRYDENTKPTSFSGPGKIVNGQAVIAMTAGNVGEQTINGQFTFLEDGKNIPLKFKGNYVVVPRPNAATISADKMNVVYRGVVNPMTISFAGVSADKVVASAPGLTSAGGGKYKMSPGSGNEVVINVTAVLNDGSKVSDKKVFRIKGIPGPTGTIRGESGIVKGPKSNLEIATIGAKLEDFDFEVGLDVVGFNLKVSGQPTVVVQGNRLNAQCKAVISKAGRGDQVSISEIKTKLVGAGSYLLPRTAPVIFEIQ
- the gldN gene encoding gliding motility protein GldN, giving the protein MNVKKILIAIVSIAGSCSSFAQSNLLNARIPEEIGLKTDAQLISDNDKPLAYGYVHDRDVLMGKMTWEIIDLNEKINFALYFPVDTANIGPDRRSLYDVLTKAIKRGEISEVYSDSYFNTKKSFKDIQAALSRIDTTDAGREQINAGMSLSPEYILRSDLTAQDVTQYKIKGYWYFDKRQSELKYRLLGICPVTPDVYTMNEEEKDYVELFWIFFPSARDVLHEAKAFNNKNSAMPISFDQILNSRRFNSVIYKEENVYGDRAIDEYMKDNAQNQLLESERVKEKIRNFEQDMWNY
- a CDS encoding NAD(P)/FAD-dependent oxidoreductase — translated: MIDYLIVGSGLAGISFSEMALGHNKSILVLDNNSQNSSKIAGGLYNPVILKRFSEVWKAQEQLVLMKEFYGVLEEKLQMKVDFKMPILRKFFSIEEQNNWFSASDKDTLAPFLSPDLISKKYAGIDSPYSYGEVLHTGYVDTALLLSKYQDYLIKNNWFREEAFDYTLLQVEQDSVRYKDVEAKHIIFAEGFGLHANPYFNHLPLDGTKGELFIIKAPELVLDVIVNTSVFILPLGNDLFKVGATYNWKDKTDLPTVEGKVELIERINEILNCKFEIVEHFAGVRPTVKDRRPLVGTHPDYSSVHILNGLGTRGVMLGPAMAKALFDHVENKLPLDSAIDIKRFRPKNQK